Proteins from a genomic interval of Benincasa hispida cultivar B227 chromosome 7, ASM972705v1, whole genome shotgun sequence:
- the LOC120082233 gene encoding 40S ribosomal protein S4-3-like → MARGLKKHLKRLNAPKHWMLDKLGGAFAPKPSSGPHKSRECLPLILILRNRLKYALTYREVIAILMQRHVLVDAKVRTDKTYPAGFMDVVSIPKTNESFRLLYDTKGRFRLHSIRDEEAKFKLCKVRSVQFGQKGIPYLNTYDGRTIRYPDPLIKANDTIKLDLESNKIADFIKFDVGNVVMVTGGRNRGRVGVIKNREKHKGSFETIHIQDATGHEFATRLGNVFTIGKGTKPWVSLPKGKGIKLSIIEEARKRLASQAAVTA, encoded by the exons ATG GCGAGAGGtttgaagaaacacttgaagAGGCTGAATGCTCCGAAGCATTGGATGCTGGACAAACTTGGTGGTGCATTT GCCCCCAAACCTTCATCAGGACCTCATAAATCAAGGGAATGTCTCCCATTAATCCTCATATTACGAAACCGATTGAAATATGCTCTCACATACCGTGAGGTTATTGCCATTTTGATGCAACGCCATGTTTTAGTTGATGCCAAGGTCAGGACTGATAAGACCTATCCGGCTGGCTTCATGG ATGTTGTGTCCATTCCCAAAACAAACGAGAGTTTCCGGCTTCTTTACGACACAAAAGGTCGTTTTCGTCTTCACTCAATCAGGGATGAGGAGGCTAAG TTCAAGCTCTGTAAGGTTCGCTCAGTGCAGTTTGGGCAGAAGGGAATCCCTTATCTGAACACTTATGATGGACGTACAATCCGTTACCCTGATCCACTCATCAAGGCAAACGACACCATCAAGTTGGACCTTGAATCAAACAAAATCGCTGATTTCATTAAGTTCGATGTAGGAAATGTTGTGATGGTGACTGGTGGAAGAAACAGAGGTCGAGTGGGAGTAATTAAGAACAGAGAGAAGCACAAGGGAAGCTTTGAGACAATTCACATTCAGGATGCAACCGGGCACGAATTTGCCACTCGGTTGGGCAATGTGTTTACAATCGGGAAGGGGACGAAGCCATGGGTGTCCCTCCCCAAGGGCAAAGGTATCAAACTATCTATCATCGAAGAAGCCAGGAAGAGGCTTGCAAGCCAAGCAGCAGTTACCGCTTAA
- the LOC120080759 gene encoding 40S ribosomal protein S4-3-like, which yields MARGLKKHLKRLNAPKHWMLDKLGGAFAPKPSSGPHKSRECLPLILILRNRLKYALTYREVIAILMQRHVLVDAKVRTDKTYPAGFMDVVSIPKTNENFRLLYDTKGRFRLHSIRDEEAKFKLCKVRSVQFGQKGIPFLNTYDGRTIRYPDPLIKANDTIKLDLESNKIADFIKFDVGNVVMVTGGRNRGRVGVIKNREKHKGSFETIHIQDATGHEFATRLGNVFTIGKGTKPWVSLPKGKGIKLSIIEEARKRLASQAAVTA from the exons ATG GCTAGAGGtttgaagaaacacttgaagAGGCTGAATGCTCCGAAGCATTGGATGCTGGACAAACTTGGTGGTGCATTT GCCCCCAAACCTTCATCAGGACCTCATAAATCGAGGGAATGTCTCCCATTGATCCTCATATTGCGAAACCGATTGAAATATGCTCTCACATACCGTGAGGTTATTGCTATTTTGATGCAACGCCATGTTTTAGTTGATGCCAAGGTCAGGACTGATAAGACCTATCCAGCTGGCTTCATGG ATGTTGTGTCCATTCCCAAAACAAACGAGAATTTCCGGCTTCTTTATGACACAAAAGGTCGTTTCCGTCTTCACTCAATCAGGGATGAAGAGGCCAAG TTCAAGCTCTGTAAGGTTCGCTCGGTGCAGTTTGGGCAGAAGGGAATCCCTTTTCTGAATACTTATGATGGACGTACAATCCGTTACCCCGACCCCCTCATCAAGGCAAACGACACCATCAAGTTAGACCTTGAGTCAAACAAAATCGCTGATTTCATTAAGTTCGATGTAGGAAACGTCGTGATGGTGACCGGTGGAAGAAACAGAGGCCGAGTGGGAGTAATTAAGAACAGAGAGAAGCACAAGGGAAGCTTTGAAACAATTCACATTCAGGATGCAACCGGGCACGAATTTGCCACTAGGCTTGGCAATGTGTTTACAATCGGGAAGGGAACAAAGCCGTGGGTGTCCCTCCCCAAGGGCAAAGGTATTAAACTATCCATCATTGAAGAAGCCAGGAAGAGGCTTGCAAGCCAAGCAGCAGTTACTGCTTAA